A region from the Dinoroseobacter shibae DFL 12 = DSM 16493 genome encodes:
- a CDS encoding MBL fold metallo-hydrolase yields the protein MTTFTRRQALAASAAFPLAAAAAGPSLATPEMKGATTPTHNRVPLGAFEVTTLLAGSAVRDEIQTIFGMNVPPEEFAAVSAENFIPADRAQFFFTPTVVNTGSELVLFDTGLNPEGITSALGAAGYTPDQVDVVVLTHMHGDHIGGLMSGDDPTFANARYVTGAAEHNHWSSAGNERFDTNVAPLNDRFTFLEDGGSPASGITALAAFGHTPGHMTYRIESEGQAIMLIADLANHPIWSLERPDWEVRFDMDKAAAADARRAVLGQIADERIPMIGYHMPFPGIGFVETRGDGFRYVPHSYQLLL from the coding sequence ATGACCACCTTCACCCGCCGCCAGGCCCTCGCCGCGAGCGCGGCATTCCCCCTCGCCGCCGCCGCAGCCGGGCCCAGCCTCGCAACCCCCGAGATGAAAGGCGCCACCACGCCCACGCACAACCGCGTCCCGCTGGGCGCGTTCGAGGTGACAACCCTGCTGGCCGGATCGGCCGTGCGCGACGAGATCCAGACCATCTTCGGCATGAACGTGCCGCCCGAAGAATTCGCCGCCGTCAGCGCCGAGAACTTCATCCCCGCGGACCGCGCGCAGTTCTTCTTCACCCCCACGGTGGTGAACACCGGCAGCGAACTGGTCCTGTTCGACACCGGCCTGAACCCCGAGGGTATCACCTCGGCCCTCGGCGCCGCAGGCTACACGCCGGACCAGGTGGACGTGGTGGTGCTGACGCATATGCATGGCGACCATATCGGCGGGCTGATGTCCGGTGACGATCCGACATTCGCCAATGCCCGCTATGTCACCGGCGCGGCCGAGCACAACCACTGGTCCAGCGCCGGCAACGAGCGGTTCGACACCAACGTGGCACCGCTGAACGACCGCTTCACCTTCCTCGAGGACGGTGGCAGCCCGGCCAGCGGCATCACCGCCCTCGCGGCCTTCGGGCACACGCCGGGCCACATGACCTACCGCATCGAGAGCGAGGGTCAGGCCATCATGCTGATCGCGGATCTCGCGAACCACCCCATCTGGTCGCTGGAGCGCCCGGATTGGGAAGTGCGGTTCGACATGGACAAGGCCGCCGCCGCCGACGCCCGCCGGGCCGTTCTGGGGCAGATCGCCGACGAGCGTATCCCGATGATCGGCTACCACATGCCCTTCCCCGGCATCGGCTTCGTGGAAACCCGCGGCGACGGCTTCCGCTACGTGCCGCACAGCTACCAGCTGCTGCTCTGA